ATTCTCTGGAGGTTTTAAATTTGAAGTATCGGTTCAATGTTTTGATCATAGGGGGCGGCGTAGTAGGCAACGCTATCGCGCGTGAACTTTCACGCTTCAGGATGACAGTTGCATTGCTGGAAAAAGAATCTGATGTGGGTATGGAAACAAGCTGTAGGAACAGCGGTGTTCTCCACTCGGGCATAAACTACGAAGCAGGAACATTAAGAGCAAAACTGTCGGTAAGTGGCAATGCGATGATGGACAAGCTTTGCTCTGAACTTAAGGTGAAGATGAAGAGAATAGGTAAATTAACTACGGCTATTGACGAAAATGACTTGCCCGGACTAAAGCGCCTTATGGAGCAAGGAACAGCTAACCGTGTGCCTGACCTCGTAATACTTAATAACCATGAGATGCAGAAGATCCAACCTGGGATTGAGGGAATTGCGGCTATTTGGAGTCCAACCAGCGCGATAATTTCGCCGTACGGACTAACGATAGCTCTTGCAGAAAATGCTCACACTAACGGAGTGGAATATTTCCTTAAGAGTGAGGTTTTGACAGTTAAAAAAGATGAATCCGGAAAATTTACCGTAACAACTAGTAATGGAGAGACTTTTTCTGCCGATATATTAATAAACGCTGCCGGCCTTTCAAGCTGTCGAATAAGTGGACTTGCAGGGGTAAATGAGGGCAACAATGGCGAGAGTCTCAAGATATGGCCATGCCGCGGGGAATATTTTGTTTTGGACAATCGTCTTGATGGAACATTGAAAACTCTGGTATACCCTGTTCCTGGGGCAAAAGACGCTGGGCTTGGCATACATCTTACTCCAACAGTGGACGGCAATATTCTTATTGGTCCAAGTGCGGAATATATCCCGGAAGAAACGCCTGAGGACTATAGAGTTACGGCGCCGGTTCTTGAAGATCTTAGAAGAGAAGCACATAAACTTCTGCCGGATATAAAAATGAGTGATTTTATCCGTAACTTTGCTGGCAATCGTCCGAAGCTTACTCCTCCTGCCGAGGGAGGAAATGCTGATTTTATCATCGAAGAGACAAAGAGCTTAAACGGTTTTATTAACCTGATTGGCATAGAGAGTCCGGGACTGACTAGCGCTCCGGCAATTGCGGAAAAAGTTCGTGACATTGTTTCAAAGCATATCCCTCTCGAGGAAAAGGAAAAATTTCTTGCTGAGTGCTCAGGTTTTGCGGGACATTTTAGTGATTTGTCCAAAGAAGAACAGGAGCGTCTTATTAAGTTGGAACCCGAGTACGGAGAGATAATCTGTCGATGTGAAAAAATCACAAAAAAAGAAGTACGCGATGCGATAGAGAATTCGTTGGGAGCCAGGACTCTCGCAAGTATCAAATACCGTGCAAGAAACGGCATGGGGCGTTGTCAGGGTGGCTTCTGCATGCCGAGGATCGTGAGAATACTGCGGGATGAGTATGGATTTACGCCGGAAGATTATGTTTTAAGAGAGGCAGGCTCCAATCTCTTTACCGGAAATGTAATGAAAGGAAAAGATTAATCATGATACGCGAAAAGCATGATCTGGTAATAATTGGCGGGGGCCCCGCCGGACTTGCTGCCGCGGCAGCAGCAAAAGAGGCCGGCTGCAACGATATCCTCTTGATAGAAAGAGACAGGATATTAGGGGGCATACTAAATCAATGTATCCATGACGGTTTCGGTGTGCACGCGTTCAATGAGGCCCTTTCAGGTCCTGAGTATGCCGACCGATTCATACAAAAAATTAGAGGACTCAGTATCCAGGTGATGGATAAGACTATAGTGCTGGATCTTTCAAAGGATAAAGTGCTCTGCGTCAGCCGAATGGGCGAAATAAAAGAAATAAAGGCAAAAGCCGTTGTTTTGGCGATGGGCTGCCGGGAACGTACGCGTGGGGCACTGGCAATTCCAGGACACAGACCTGCCGGTGTATACACAGCAGGGACAGTCCAGAACCTGGTGAACCTTGAAAACATTATGCCGGGAAAACACGTAGTGATTCTGGGTTCAGGTGATATTGGGCTTATCATGGCCCGCCGCCTTACATTGGAGGGTGCCAAGGTGGAAGCTGTCTTTGAAGTTCTCCCATATTCCAGTGGTTTGCAGAGAAATATACAACAGTGCCTGGAAGATTACGGCATCCCGCTTCACCTCTCAACTACAGTAATAGACATTTACGGACC
This sequence is a window from Synergistetes bacterium HGW-Synergistetes-1. Protein-coding genes within it:
- a CDS encoding FAD/NAD(P)-binding oxidoreductase, whose product is MKYRFNVLIIGGGVVGNAIARELSRFRMTVALLEKESDVGMETSCRNSGVLHSGINYEAGTLRAKLSVSGNAMMDKLCSELKVKMKRIGKLTTAIDENDLPGLKRLMEQGTANRVPDLVILNNHEMQKIQPGIEGIAAIWSPTSAIISPYGLTIALAENAHTNGVEYFLKSEVLTVKKDESGKFTVTTSNGETFSADILINAAGLSSCRISGLAGVNEGNNGESLKIWPCRGEYFVLDNRLDGTLKTLVYPVPGAKDAGLGIHLTPTVDGNILIGPSAEYIPEETPEDYRVTAPVLEDLRREAHKLLPDIKMSDFIRNFAGNRPKLTPPAEGGNADFIIEETKSLNGFINLIGIESPGLTSAPAIAEKVRDIVSKHIPLEEKEKFLAECSGFAGHFSDLSKEEQERLIKLEPEYGEIICRCEKITKKEVRDAIENSLGARTLASIKYRARNGMGRCQGGFCMPRIVRILRDEYGFTPEDYVLREAGSNLFTGNVMKGKD
- a CDS encoding pyridine nucleotide-disulfide oxidoreductase — encoded protein: MIREKHDLVIIGGGPAGLAAAAAAKEAGCNDILLIERDRILGGILNQCIHDGFGVHAFNEALSGPEYADRFIQKIRGLSIQVMDKTIVLDLSKDKVLCVSRMGEIKEIKAKAVVLAMGCRERTRGALAIPGHRPAGVYTAGTVQNLVNLENIMPGKHVVILGSGDIGLIMARRLTLEGAKVEAVFEVLPYSSGLQRNIQQCLEDYGIPLHLSTTVIDIYGPKGRLEGVTVAQVDDERKPVKGTERFVSCDTLLLSVGLIPENELTREAGIVMCDVTQGADVDDRCMTKLPGVFACGNVLHVHDLVDFVSMEAERAGKSAALYVAGKLAISGKEIPVRPGKDVRYVVPQRIKQGDEVSLAFRVTSPMCDRIIEVCDGGSVLMSRKEARMHPAEMVWVDMGKLDIGKIDSLEVRVR